TTAAAGACGGCTCTTTAACACCAGCTTTTGTTTTCGGGGGTATCAACAGACAGTATAAACTTTTAAAATCTGAAAAAGTAACTTTTACAAAAGATAAAAAAGTAAGAATGGACAAGCATAAGATTGACGAACAGAATTTTAAAATTAATATTTTCACGGAGGATAAATGAAAGATAAAAAAGTTTTGACCGTTTATTATTCGCTTTCTGGCCGTACCGCATTGATATCAAAGCAGATTCAGTCTGCAGCAGGAGGAGATATTT
The DNA window shown above is from Candidatus Endomicrobium procryptotermitis and carries:
- a CDS encoding MGMT family protein — encoded protein: MVYEIVKLIPKGCVMYYGQISRLAGNPRASRAVGYALHGNPNPENIACHRVVFKDGSLTPAFVFGGINRQYKLLKSEKVTFTKDKKVRMDKHKIDEQNFKINIFTEDK